From a region of the Arachis ipaensis cultivar K30076 chromosome B09, Araip1.1, whole genome shotgun sequence genome:
- the LOC107615288 gene encoding protein MAIN-LIKE 2-like encodes MRRQHGLPIDGHYVSGCLTDFQRFINCGRPAWDWFQELLDMFPSANCIDKFMVKCTWMQEAFSHLPHDADEETVRRYVRAHIIMLLCTQLFRDKSGTRMHIWWLPFVARLEDMGGYSWGSAALSWLYRCLCRVANRNVVKLVGPLKLL; translated from the exons ATGAGGAGGCAGCATG GGCTTCCCATCGACGGACATTACGTCAGCGGATGCTTGACAGATTTCCAGCGGTTCATTAATTGCGGGAGACCTGCATGGGATTGGTTCCAGGAGTTGTTAGATATGTTTCCTTCAGCGAACTGCATCGACAAGTTCATGGTGAAGTGCACTTGGATGCAGGAGGCATTCAGTCACCTTCCCCACGACGCAGACGAGGAGACAGTTAGGAGGTACGTGAGGGCGCACATCATAATGCTATTATGCACCCAGCTCTTCCGTGACAAGTCCGGTACACGCATGCATATCTGGTGGCTACCATTCGTTGCAAGATTGGAGGATATGGGTGGATACAGCTGGGGATCTGCTGCTTTGTCGTGGTTATACCGATGCTTATGCCGTGTGGCCAACAGGAATGTGGTTAAGTTAGTCGGTCCATTGAAGCTCCTCTAG